From a single Chlorocebus sabaeus isolate Y175 chromosome X, mChlSab1.0.hap1, whole genome shotgun sequence genomic region:
- the POU3F4 gene encoding POU domain, class 3, transcription factor 4 gives MATAASNPYSILSSTSLVHADSAGMQQGSPFRNPQKLLQSDYLQGVPSNGHPLGHHWVTSLSDGGPWSSTLAASPLDQQDVKPGREDLQLGAIIHHRSPHVAHHSPHTNHPNAWGASPAPNPSITSSGQPLNVYSQPGFTVSGMLEHGGLTPPPAAASAQSLHPVLREPPDHGELGSHHCQDHSDEETPTSDELEQFAKQFKQRRIKLGFTQADVGLALGTLYGNVFSQTTICRFEALQLSFKNMCKLKPLLNKWLEEADSSTGSPTSIDKIAAQGRKRKKRTSIEVSVKGVLETHFLKCPKPAAQEISSLADSLQLEKEVVRVWFCNRRQKEKRMTPPGDQQPHEVYSHTVKIDTSCHDL, from the coding sequence ATGGCCACAGCTGCCTCGAATCCCTACAGCATTCTCAGTTCCACCTCCCTAGTCCATGCGGACTCTGCGGGCATGCAGCAGGGGAGTCCTTTCCGCAACCCTCAGAAACTTCTCCAAAGTGATTACTTGCAGGGAGTTCCCAGCAATGGGCATCCCCTGGGGCATCACTGGGTGACCAGTCTGAGCGACGGGGGCCCATGGTCCTCTACCCTGGCCGCCAGCCCCCTGGACCAGCAGGACGTGAAGCCCGGGCGCGAAGACCTGCAACTGGGTGCGATCATCCATCACCGCTCGCCACACGTAGCCCACCACTCACCGCACACTAACCACCCCAACGCCTGGGGGGCGAGCCCGGCACCGAACCCGTCTATCACGTCGAGCGGCCAACCCCTCAACGTGTACTCGCAGCCTGGCTTCACCGTGAGTGGCATGCTGGAACACGGGGGACTCACCCCACCTCCAGCTGCCGCCTCTGCACAGAGCCTGCACCCGGTGCTCCGAGAGCCCCCGGATCACGGCGAACTGGGCTCGCACCATTGCCAGGATCACTCCGACGAAGAGACGCCAACCTCTGATGAGTTGGAACAGTTCGCCAAACAATTCAAACAAAGAAGAATCAAGTTGGGCTTCACGCAGGCCGACGTGGGGTTGGCGCTGGGCACACTGTATGGTAACGTGTTCTCGCAGACCACCATCTGCAGGTTCGAGGCCTTGCAGTTGAGCTTCAAAAATATGTGCAAGCTGAAGCCCCTGCTGAACAAGTGGCTGGAGGAGGCTGATTCGTCCACAGGGAGCCCGACCAGCATTGACAAGATCGCTGCACAGGGCCGCAAGCGCAAGAAGAGGACCTCCATCGAGGTGAGTGTCAAGGGCGTACTGGAGACGCATTTCCTCAAGTGTCCCAAGCCTGCCGCGCAGGAGATCTCCTCGCTGGCAGACAGCCTCCAGTTGGAGAAAGAAGTGGTGCGTGTCTGGTTCTGTAATcgaagacaaaaagagaaaagaatgactCCGCCAGGGGATCAGCAGCCACATGAGGTTTATTCGCACACCGTGAAAATAGACACGTCTTGCCATGATCTCTGA